In a single window of the Streptacidiphilus sp. P02-A3a genome:
- a CDS encoding ABC transporter ATP-binding protein: MAEIRFIDATRVFRGSWRPAVTDVRLDVRDGELMVLSGPSGSGKSTLLRMLAGLEPLNRGRILIDGQDLARVAPDKRGVSLLAQGFSLIPHLTVAENIAFPLTMRRASARAVSSRVAQLAELCGLDQHLGARPEALPVGLRQRAIMARAMAPRPRVICLDEPMAGTSVPLLPRDRAPIASLQREAGITLLYATCSSTDAWAIADRIAVLDRGVLHQVGTPHQVFEEPGTVAVAEFVGSPPMNLVPAVVSDGRARIGDLLLPVGPDRLAALSSDRILVGLRPDDLLIGHGAGGIRATAVLVKDSGREYLVHARTEVPGGTADLVIRRTSGPVPLLGESFVVGADLDRVHLFDAATGRRLP; this comes from the coding sequence GTGGCCGAGATTCGGTTCATCGATGCCACCCGCGTGTTCCGGGGCAGTTGGCGACCCGCCGTCACCGACGTCCGCCTCGACGTCCGCGACGGCGAGCTGATGGTGCTCAGCGGCCCCTCCGGCAGCGGCAAGTCCACCCTGCTGCGGATGCTGGCCGGACTCGAACCACTGAACCGGGGCCGGATCCTGATCGACGGCCAGGATCTGGCCCGGGTCGCCCCGGACAAGCGCGGGGTCTCCCTGCTGGCCCAGGGCTTCTCGCTGATCCCGCACCTGACCGTGGCCGAGAACATCGCCTTCCCGCTCACCATGCGCCGCGCCTCGGCCCGGGCGGTCAGCAGCCGGGTGGCCCAACTGGCCGAACTGTGCGGCCTGGACCAGCACCTCGGCGCCCGGCCCGAGGCACTGCCGGTCGGCCTGCGGCAGCGCGCGATCATGGCCCGGGCGATGGCCCCCCGGCCCCGGGTGATCTGCCTGGACGAGCCCATGGCCGGGACCTCGGTGCCGCTGCTGCCCCGCGACCGCGCTCCGATCGCCTCGCTGCAACGGGAGGCCGGGATCACCCTGCTCTACGCCACCTGCAGTTCCACCGACGCCTGGGCGATAGCCGACCGGATCGCGGTGCTGGACCGGGGCGTGCTGCACCAGGTCGGCACCCCGCACCAGGTGTTCGAGGAGCCGGGCACGGTCGCGGTCGCCGAGTTCGTCGGCTCACCGCCGATGAACCTGGTCCCGGCGGTGGTCAGCGACGGCCGCGCGCGGATCGGTGACCTGCTGCTGCCGGTCGGACCGGACCGGCTCGCGGCGCTCAGCAGCGACCGGATCCTGGTCGGACTGCGCCCGGACGACCTGCTGATCGGCCACGGCGCGGGCGGCATCCGGGCGACCGCGGTGCTGGTCAAGGACTCCGGGCGGGAGTACCTGGTGCACGCCAGGACCGAGGTCCCGGGCGGGACCGCCGACCTGGTGATCCGGCGGACCAGCGGTCCGGTGCCGCTGCTCGGCGAGAGCTTCGTGGTCGGCGCCGACCTGGACCGGGTCCACCTGTTCGACGCGGCGACCGGCCGCCGCCTGCCCTGA
- a CDS encoding carbohydrate ABC transporter permease: MSLLRVAKPTGDGRPPLAARLASRLAGGVVQALLLLVGVLWLVPTLGLFVSSLRTPVDISGSGWWTAFTHPSQLTLSDYVNLFHDQGMMQSLWNTVLITVPATVGVVVLASLAAYAFAWIDFRGRDWLFVAVIGLLVVPVQVALIPVAKMYKYTHLFGSIPGVVLFHIGFGLPFAIFLLRNFFAGIPRELLEAARMEGGTEWVIFRKVVVPLGMPAIASLAIFQFLWVWNDMLVALVFSDTSTQPLTVELQGQMRQFGSNIDILAPGAFLSLVIPLIVFFSFQRYFVQGLMAGSMKG, encoded by the coding sequence ATGAGCCTGCTCCGAGTCGCCAAGCCCACCGGCGACGGGCGCCCGCCGCTGGCCGCCCGGCTGGCCTCGCGGCTGGCCGGCGGGGTGGTCCAGGCCTTACTGCTGCTGGTCGGCGTGCTCTGGCTGGTCCCCACCCTGGGCCTGTTCGTCTCCTCGCTGCGCACCCCGGTCGACATCAGCGGCAGCGGCTGGTGGACCGCGTTCACCCACCCCTCGCAGCTGACCCTGAGCGACTACGTCAACCTGTTCCACGACCAGGGCATGATGCAGTCGCTGTGGAACACCGTGCTGATCACCGTACCGGCCACGGTCGGGGTGGTGGTGCTGGCCTCGCTCGCCGCCTACGCCTTCGCCTGGATCGACTTCCGCGGCCGGGACTGGCTGTTCGTCGCGGTGATCGGGCTGCTGGTGGTCCCGGTCCAGGTGGCGCTGATCCCGGTGGCGAAGATGTACAAGTACACCCACCTGTTCGGCTCGATCCCCGGGGTGGTGCTGTTCCACATCGGCTTCGGGCTGCCGTTCGCGATCTTCCTGCTGCGCAACTTCTTCGCGGGCATCCCGCGGGAGCTGCTGGAGGCCGCGCGGATGGAGGGCGGCACCGAGTGGGTGATCTTCCGCAAGGTGGTGGTCCCGCTGGGGATGCCCGCCATCGCCTCGCTGGCGATCTTCCAGTTCCTCTGGGTCTGGAACGACATGCTGGTCGCGCTGGTCTTCTCGGACACCAGCACCCAGCCGCTCACCGTGGAACTGCAGGGACAGATGCGGCAGTTCGGCAGCAACATCGACATCCTGGCGCCCGGCGCCTTCCTGTCGCTGGTGATCCCGCTGATCGTGTTCTTCTCCTTCCAGCGCTACTTCGTCCAGGGACTGATGGCCGGATCGATGAAGGGCTGA
- a CDS encoding carbohydrate ABC transporter permease, translating to METPAAAAPGSGESPDPPLPGGQSAPVARHRRGRPHHPSSQGALHIPLRVRFGFLTPAVLILLAIIGWPILFSIWLSLRNADGSSFVGLHNYVSIFTDPATLTALKNNVIWLVTAPTLACALGLVFAVLSERVKWATAFKIVIFMPMAISFLAAGVIFELVYQADPNIGVANAVVVGVHDAFAPASHYPDAQPRDTLGYRSEQAGYTSPGSYTAGSTVTVPLTGYSVLKLPKAAAQAVAAKPVPGEITGTVWLDLVYGGGGTPGRIDPGKKGTPGITVDALDGRTVVAHATAGTDGTFALRGLSPGTAYHLALPASDFSQPYAGLSWLGPDLVTPSIIVAYLWIWAGFAMVLIAAGLSGIPRELQEAAKVDGASDFQIFRKITIPLLAPVLLVVLVTLAINVLKIFDLVYIIAPGSTLSTANVLAVQMWSVSFGGAQNQGLGSAIGVFLYLLVLPAMYVNIRRIRRERRES from the coding sequence ATGGAAACCCCCGCAGCCGCGGCCCCGGGGTCCGGCGAGTCACCAGACCCGCCGCTCCCCGGGGGACAGTCCGCGCCCGTCGCCCGCCACCGACGAGGCCGCCCGCACCACCCCAGCAGCCAGGGCGCACTGCACATCCCGCTGCGGGTCCGGTTCGGCTTCCTCACCCCGGCGGTGCTGATCCTGCTGGCGATCATCGGCTGGCCGATCCTGTTCTCGATCTGGCTGAGCCTGCGCAACGCCGACGGCAGCAGCTTCGTCGGCCTGCACAACTACGTCTCCATCTTCACCGACCCGGCCACCCTGACCGCGCTCAAGAACAACGTGATCTGGCTGGTCACCGCGCCGACCCTGGCCTGCGCCCTGGGTCTGGTGTTCGCGGTGCTGTCGGAGCGGGTGAAGTGGGCGACCGCGTTCAAGATCGTGATCTTCATGCCGATGGCCATCTCCTTCCTGGCCGCCGGAGTGATCTTCGAGCTGGTCTACCAGGCGGACCCGAACATCGGCGTCGCCAACGCGGTCGTGGTCGGCGTGCACGACGCCTTCGCCCCCGCCTCCCACTACCCCGACGCCCAGCCCAGGGACACCCTCGGCTACCGCTCCGAGCAGGCCGGATACACCAGCCCCGGCAGCTACACCGCCGGTTCCACGGTCACCGTCCCGCTCACCGGCTACTCGGTGCTGAAGCTGCCCAAGGCCGCCGCCCAGGCCGTCGCCGCGAAACCCGTCCCGGGTGAGATCACCGGCACCGTCTGGCTCGACCTGGTCTACGGCGGGGGCGGCACCCCCGGGCGGATCGACCCGGGCAAGAAGGGCACCCCCGGCATCACCGTGGACGCGCTGGACGGCCGCACCGTGGTCGCCCACGCCACCGCCGGGACCGACGGCACCTTCGCCCTGCGCGGGCTCAGCCCCGGCACCGCCTACCACCTGGCGCTGCCCGCCTCGGACTTCAGCCAGCCCTACGCCGGTCTCTCCTGGCTCGGCCCGGACCTGGTCACCCCGTCGATCATCGTCGCCTACCTGTGGATCTGGGCGGGCTTCGCCATGGTGCTGATCGCCGCCGGGCTGAGCGGGATCCCCCGGGAGCTCCAGGAGGCGGCGAAGGTGGACGGCGCCTCCGACTTCCAGATCTTCCGGAAGATCACCATCCCGCTGCTGGCGCCGGTGCTGCTGGTGGTGCTGGTGACCCTGGCCATCAACGTGCTGAAGATCTTCGACCTGGTCTACATCATCGCCCCGGGCTCCACCCTGTCCACCGCCAACGTGCTGGCGGTGCAGATGTGGAGCGTCTCCTTCGGCGGCGCCCAGAACCAGGGCCTCGGCAGCGCCATCGGCGTCTTCCTCTACCTGCTGGTGCTCCCGGCGATGTACGTCAACATCCGGCGGATCCGCAGAGAACGGCGGGAATCATGA
- a CDS encoding ABC transporter substrate-binding protein, translating into MTAHKRSRIAGTALAATAALLLAACSSSGGGSGSGTASAPAASSSGANAAALPSLKGQHLTVLAEWTGAEQADFQAVLNRFDSLTGASVAYQSGGSNTGTVLQTKIAGGSPPDVALLPEPGLINTLAQQGALKPLTPAIQQEVAADYGPGWESMGTVDGKLYSVVYKASNKTTFWYNTAQFSQAGITPPTNWTQFLADCQTLSDAGITPVSIGGSDGWTLADWFQNIYLSEAGPAMYNKLAHHQIHWTDPSVIKALTTFGQLLGNQKFIAGGDSGALQTSFNNSVTQTFTTPPKAAMVFEGDFSATQITSTTTAKIGTGAKFFPFPGPATGGSSNFVQVAGDMATALNSNAATMELIQFLASPAADAIWAHEGGYLTPNRLVPVSDYPDATTQQEAQMLISAGTNVDFSLDDLSPAAFGGTVGAGYWKDMQAFLKNPADVQGTAAQLEADAAKVRWS; encoded by the coding sequence GTGACTGCGCACAAAAGATCAAGGATCGCCGGAACAGCGCTCGCGGCGACCGCCGCCCTCCTTCTCGCCGCCTGCTCCAGCTCCGGCGGCGGCAGCGGCTCCGGCACCGCCTCCGCCCCGGCGGCCTCGTCCAGCGGCGCCAACGCGGCGGCGCTGCCCTCGCTCAAGGGCCAGCACCTGACCGTCCTCGCCGAGTGGACCGGCGCCGAACAGGCCGACTTCCAGGCCGTGCTGAACCGCTTCGACTCGCTGACCGGCGCCAGCGTCGCCTACCAGTCCGGCGGCTCCAACACCGGCACGGTACTGCAGACCAAGATCGCCGGTGGTTCGCCGCCGGACGTCGCGCTGCTGCCGGAGCCGGGGCTGATCAACACCCTGGCCCAGCAGGGCGCCCTCAAGCCGCTCACCCCGGCCATCCAGCAGGAGGTGGCCGCCGACTACGGCCCCGGCTGGGAGTCCATGGGCACCGTGGACGGCAAGCTCTACTCGGTCGTCTACAAGGCGTCCAACAAGACCACGTTCTGGTACAACACCGCCCAGTTCAGCCAGGCCGGGATCACCCCGCCGACCAACTGGACCCAGTTCCTGGCCGACTGCCAGACCCTGTCCGACGCCGGGATCACCCCGGTCTCCATCGGCGGCTCGGACGGCTGGACCCTGGCCGACTGGTTCCAGAACATCTACCTCAGCGAAGCCGGCCCGGCGATGTACAACAAGCTGGCGCACCACCAGATCCACTGGACCGACCCGTCCGTGATCAAGGCACTGACCACCTTCGGCCAGCTGCTGGGCAATCAGAAGTTCATCGCCGGGGGCGACTCCGGGGCGCTCCAGACCTCGTTCAACAACTCGGTGACGCAGACCTTCACCACCCCGCCGAAGGCCGCGATGGTGTTCGAGGGCGACTTCTCCGCCACCCAGATCACCAGCACCACCACCGCCAAGATCGGTACCGGCGCCAAGTTCTTCCCCTTCCCCGGACCGGCCACCGGCGGCAGCTCGAACTTCGTCCAGGTCGCCGGGGACATGGCGACGGCGCTGAACAGCAACGCCGCCACCATGGAGCTGATCCAGTTCCTGGCCTCCCCCGCCGCCGACGCCATCTGGGCGCACGAGGGCGGCTATCTGACGCCGAACAGGCTGGTACCGGTCTCGGACTACCCGGACGCCACCACCCAGCAGGAAGCCCAGATGCTGATCAGCGCCGGGACCAACGTCGACTTCAGTCTCGACGACCTGTCCCCGGCGGCCTTCGGCGGCACCGTGGGCGCCGGCTACTGGAAGGACATGCAGGCCTTCCTGAAGAACCCCGCGGACGTCCAGGGCACCGCCGCGCAGCTGGAGGCGGACGCGGCCAAGGTGCGGTGGTCCTGA